From one Rhopalosiphum padi isolate XX-2018 chromosome 2, ASM2088224v1, whole genome shotgun sequence genomic stretch:
- the LOC132922673 gene encoding radial spoke head protein 3 homolog B isoform X1, which translates to MQENNSGTDGSGGDDRTSSSFAVINDDHDRRGRRRHRDHHDHHEHHEHRNYRDQHSRDRDPRHFAQTLDSKLKKLQRQSGNGVKHASRKPVFVTTVKTGIFLDPPPDLAALLGLDDRSSPSAVDSDRYYSYSSKPRVLHDRQHQRCTVSYSSRKTDVQPDMCKQMGYTNIMHDKRVVRGSNFSKKPFRPKWNPYFGYAKQLSSELGKESYASRETEARRRAMARKKAIDYQTRALRLHLGAPKLTRRRQNVDIQTDVHLEELYDYPVSQTFGAQTEFDQELFSNPGTGTSAGTDASTQVDDKDLFDFDTEVTPIAEALIADVFRQAMREVLYEDELETRARQQRALCMRRTVEEIEKQRLQYEDERLNKVIAEHAQLFDEGEKNEKARMSILTKGRVTDLLPKVLEDLNQEGISTNTTVNKLESPEFVSWLTEELEADKTKHADSDDILKSIIHDLVKRRLDSYNETTDVKDIEQPEELFKEIESITLETDKKNELPNLTTDS; encoded by the exons ATGCAAGAGAACAACAGTGGTACCGACGGCAGCGGCGGAGACGATCGCACGTCTTCGTCATTTGCGGTCATCAACGACGATCACGACCGCCGCGGCCGTCGCCGTCACCGCGATCACCACGATCACCACGAACACCACGAACACCGGAACTACCGAGATCAGCACTCACGTGACCGAGACCCGCGACATTTTGCCCAGACCCTGGATTCAAAGCTCAAAAAGCTGCAGCGACAGTCCGGCAACGGTGTCAAGCACGCGTCCAGGAAACCCGTTTTCGTGACCACGGTTAAGACGGGAATTTTCCTGGACCCACCACCCGACCTTGCCGCTCTGCTCGGGCTTGACGACCGTTCGTCCCCATCCGCTGTCGACTCAGACCGATACTATTCGTACTCGAGCAAACCCCGCGTACTCCACGACAGACAACACCAACGGTGCACTGTCTCCTATTCATCCCGGAAAACCGATGTCCAACCCGA TATGTGCAAACAAATGGGTTACACGAACATCATGCACGACAAACGGGTGGTCAGAGGcagtaatttttcaaaaaaaccattc cgtCCAAAATGGAACCCATATTTTGGGTATGCTAAACAATTGTCGTCCGAG tTGGGTAAAGAGTCATATGCGTCACGGGAAACAGAAGCTCGTCGACGGGCCATGGCCAGGAAAAAAGCCATAGACTATCAAACTAGGGCGTTGCGATTACATCTAGGAGCGCCAAAACTTACCAGAAGACGACAGAACGTGGACATCCAAACCGATGTACATTTAGAAGaa TTGTATGATTATCCAGTATCTCAGACGTTCGGAGCCCAAACTGAGTTCGACCAAGAGCTGTTCTCGAATCCGGGAACTGGAACGTCCGCTGGTACCGATGCATCTACCCAAGTAGACGACAAAGAT ttattcgaCTTTGACACCGAAGTGACGCCGATAGCAGAAGCTCTAATTGCCGACGTGTTCAGACAAGCTATGCGTGAAGTGCTGTATGAAGACGAGCTGGAAACAAGGGCACGGCAACAAAGAGCACTTTGCATGCGACGCACTGTCGAGGAGATCGAAAAGCAAAGACTGCAGTACGAAGATGAAAGGCTGAATAAAGTTATC GCTGAACACGCTCAATTGTTTGATGAAGGCGAGAAAAACGAAAAAGCAAGAATGTCTATCTTGACTAAGGGCCGCGTGACTGATTTATTGCCCAAAGTACTTGAAGATCTGAATCAAGAAGGAATTTCTACAAATACGActgttaataaattagaaa GTCCGGAATTCGTGTCATGGCTGACGGAAGAACTAGAAGCTGATAAAACGAAACACGCCGACAGTGAcgacattttaaaaa GTATAATCCATGATCTTGTAAAGCGTCGTTTGGATTCATACAATGAAACTACTGATGTGAAGGATATTGAACAACCCGAAGAACTATTTAAAGAAATTGAATCAATAACGTTAGAAACtgacaaaaaaaatgaattgccTAATCTGACTACCGATAGCTAG
- the LOC132922673 gene encoding radial spoke head protein 3 homolog B isoform X2: MQENNSGTDGSGGDDRTSSSFAVINDDHDRRGRRRHRDHHDHHEHHEHRNYRDQHSRDRDPRHFAQTLDSKLKKLQRQSGNGVKHASRKPVFVTTVKTGIFLDPPPDLAALLGLDDRSSPSAVDSDRYYSYSSKPRVLHDRQHQRCTVSYSSRKTDVQPDMCKQMGYTNIMHDKRVVRGSNFSKKPFLGKESYASRETEARRRAMARKKAIDYQTRALRLHLGAPKLTRRRQNVDIQTDVHLEELYDYPVSQTFGAQTEFDQELFSNPGTGTSAGTDASTQVDDKDLFDFDTEVTPIAEALIADVFRQAMREVLYEDELETRARQQRALCMRRTVEEIEKQRLQYEDERLNKVIAEHAQLFDEGEKNEKARMSILTKGRVTDLLPKVLEDLNQEGISTNTTVNKLESPEFVSWLTEELEADKTKHADSDDILKSIIHDLVKRRLDSYNETTDVKDIEQPEELFKEIESITLETDKKNELPNLTTDS, translated from the exons ATGCAAGAGAACAACAGTGGTACCGACGGCAGCGGCGGAGACGATCGCACGTCTTCGTCATTTGCGGTCATCAACGACGATCACGACCGCCGCGGCCGTCGCCGTCACCGCGATCACCACGATCACCACGAACACCACGAACACCGGAACTACCGAGATCAGCACTCACGTGACCGAGACCCGCGACATTTTGCCCAGACCCTGGATTCAAAGCTCAAAAAGCTGCAGCGACAGTCCGGCAACGGTGTCAAGCACGCGTCCAGGAAACCCGTTTTCGTGACCACGGTTAAGACGGGAATTTTCCTGGACCCACCACCCGACCTTGCCGCTCTGCTCGGGCTTGACGACCGTTCGTCCCCATCCGCTGTCGACTCAGACCGATACTATTCGTACTCGAGCAAACCCCGCGTACTCCACGACAGACAACACCAACGGTGCACTGTCTCCTATTCATCCCGGAAAACCGATGTCCAACCCGA TATGTGCAAACAAATGGGTTACACGAACATCATGCACGACAAACGGGTGGTCAGAGGcagtaatttttcaaaaaaaccattc tTGGGTAAAGAGTCATATGCGTCACGGGAAACAGAAGCTCGTCGACGGGCCATGGCCAGGAAAAAAGCCATAGACTATCAAACTAGGGCGTTGCGATTACATCTAGGAGCGCCAAAACTTACCAGAAGACGACAGAACGTGGACATCCAAACCGATGTACATTTAGAAGaa TTGTATGATTATCCAGTATCTCAGACGTTCGGAGCCCAAACTGAGTTCGACCAAGAGCTGTTCTCGAATCCGGGAACTGGAACGTCCGCTGGTACCGATGCATCTACCCAAGTAGACGACAAAGAT ttattcgaCTTTGACACCGAAGTGACGCCGATAGCAGAAGCTCTAATTGCCGACGTGTTCAGACAAGCTATGCGTGAAGTGCTGTATGAAGACGAGCTGGAAACAAGGGCACGGCAACAAAGAGCACTTTGCATGCGACGCACTGTCGAGGAGATCGAAAAGCAAAGACTGCAGTACGAAGATGAAAGGCTGAATAAAGTTATC GCTGAACACGCTCAATTGTTTGATGAAGGCGAGAAAAACGAAAAAGCAAGAATGTCTATCTTGACTAAGGGCCGCGTGACTGATTTATTGCCCAAAGTACTTGAAGATCTGAATCAAGAAGGAATTTCTACAAATACGActgttaataaattagaaa GTCCGGAATTCGTGTCATGGCTGACGGAAGAACTAGAAGCTGATAAAACGAAACACGCCGACAGTGAcgacattttaaaaa GTATAATCCATGATCTTGTAAAGCGTCGTTTGGATTCATACAATGAAACTACTGATGTGAAGGATATTGAACAACCCGAAGAACTATTTAAAGAAATTGAATCAATAACGTTAGAAACtgacaaaaaaaatgaattgccTAATCTGACTACCGATAGCTAG
- the LOC132919025 gene encoding probable ATP-dependent RNA helicase DDX4, whose product MVNIHVATEICKNTYVESDVETDLEQDSNIDYRTTGDSGADHTNKIQKVTVYGTNDVEFKEMKISMKYNGIHTSVCVNLAHLRYKRTTVLQNYAIPILLSGRDMMAKTPTGSGKTTAFVVSILSCILKNLSDINDDGHPSECFEPLAVIVVPTIQRVKNVYNVVSRLITNTELKCEPLFKISSVPDPKRKIQNGIHILISDPECLAGIVSRGWITFSKLQIIVLDDVDLLLKAGYKPEIEFILNNQTMVSTDKRTTVLFSTTVDKDVQQIAMTYLKSNHISIDVEEMVKLEEAYTTQKTNY is encoded by the exons ATGGTTAACATTCATGTGGCTactgaaatatgcaaaaatacatATGTGGAAAGTGACGTTGAAACTGATCTTGAACAAGATTCAAACAtcg attatcgTACTACTGGCGATAGTGGAGCTGATCATACCAATAAGATACAGAAGGTAACTGTATATGGAACAAATGACGTAGAATTTAAAGAAATGAAAATATCTATGAAGTATAATGGTATCCATACAAGTGTGTGTGTCAATCTGGCACACCTTCGGTACAAAAGAACTACTGTGCTGCAAAATTATGCAATACCGATTCTTCTAAGTGGAAGAGATATGATGGCAAAAACACCGACCGGTTCAGGGAAAACT ACAGCTTTTGTTGTATCAATACTGAgttgtatactaaaaaatttatCCGATATAAATGACGACGGTCATCCTTCCGAGTGTTTCGAACCACTTGCTGTAATCGTTGTACCCACGATACAACgtgtcaaaaatgtttataatgttgtAAGTCGTTTAATTACAAACACAGAATTAAAATGTGAAccattgtttaaaataagttcAGTTCCTGACCCAAAACGTAAAAttcag AACGGTATTCATATTCTTATTTCCGATCCAGAATGTTTAGCTGGTATCGTGAGCCGAGGTTGGATAACTTTTTCTAAATTGCAAATAATTGTACTTGACGATGTGGATTTATTGTTAAAAGCCGGCTATAAGCctgaaattgaatttattttaaacaatcaaACCATGGTATCGACG gacaAAAGAACAACAGTTTTGTTTTCGACCACCGTGGACAAGGATGTTCAACAAATTGCAATGACTTATTTGAAATCAAATCATATATCAATTGATGTTGAAGAGATGGTAAAACTCGAAGAAGCATATACCACGCAaaagacaaattattaa
- the LOC132919026 gene encoding piggyBac transposable element-derived protein 4-like — translation MAKRYSDHEVNEMLFEDLPSDDESLSSIDDTDDDETYVPEPNNNTLLVTDPDSDSDENVEILNIEENVTYILPSPQKNRSSNRRKIPNKFTPNAFPNCRGRELFPSIENYQINDELAVPLLTQNMSREVQTFDSNSNFQDEFMEPVWSSNENINIEISSFDCLEGPTNIVETLSEITPFSVFKLLLTDEVISYITFHTNLYANQNYMRNGKSYTETNNNEINAFIGLNLLMGIKKQCSYRDYWSSAPDLHDTYISSIMPLNRFSWILSHLHLNDNSVIPKRGEVNFDKLYKVRPYLNFILKNSQALYNPNRIVAIDESMIKFKGRNSCKQYMPKKPIKRGYKVWALADKHGYLWNFDVYTGKSGDITEKNLGARVVKHLKHLPKFKDDKLFKQGDYDWRIDQFSTSIIKWKDKRMVSLLSNFHNPRDTENVQRRAKDGTVSIIPCPKVLKDYNQNMNCVDKLDQNKKSYSKNPIISQNCRLEGDVLDVAQNKKKLEQSGFVQYVKFPFVLQNLEIVFQIIIMRKKW, via the exons atggcTAAACGTTATTCAGACCATGAAGTAAATGAAATGTTATTTGAAGATTTACCGTCAGATGACGAAAGTTTATCGTCTATTGATGATACCGATGACGACGAAACATATGTTCCCgaacctaataataatacattattagttaCCGACCCCGATTCAGACAGTGATGAAAATGTAGAGATTTTAAACATAGAAGAAAATGTTACTTATATTCTCCCAAGTCCGCAAAAAAATCGTTCGTCAAATCGTcgaaaaattccaaataaattcACACCAAATGCTTTCCCTAACTGTCGTGGTCGTGAACTTTTTCCTAgtattgaaaattatcaaataaacgaTGAACTTGCTGTACCTTTACTAACACAAAATATGTCAAGGGAAGTACAAACTTTTGactcaaattcaaattttcaagACGAGTTTATGGAACCTGTTTGGTCgtctaatgaaaatataaatattgaaatttcttCGTTTGATTGTTTGGAAGGACCTACAAATATTGTAGAAACCTTATCTGAAATAACTccattttcagtttttaaacttttactgACAGATGAAGTTATTTCGTATATTACCTTTCACACTAATTTGTATGCAAATCAAAATTACATGCGAAATGGAAAATCATACACGGaaacaaataataacgaaataaatgcatttattggATTAAATCTATTAATGGGGATTAAAAAACAATGTAGTTATAGAGACTATTGGTCATCCGCCCCAGATTtacatgatacatatataagtaGTATTATGCCATTAAATCGTTTTAGTTGGATACTGTCTCATTTGCATTTGAACGATAATTCGGTTATTCCAAAAAGAGGTGAAGTAAATTTTGACAAGTTGTATAAAGTAAGACcatacctaaattttattttaaaaaatagtcagGCATTGTATAATCCTAATCGAATAGTGGCTATTGATGAAtcgatgattaaatttaaaggtcGTAATTCATGTAAACAATATATGCCTAAAAAGCCCATAAAAAGAGGTTACAAAGTATGGGCTTTAGCTGACAAGCATGGGTACTTATGGAACTTCGATGTGTACACAGGGAAATCTGGTGACATAACTGAAAAAAACTTGGGTGCTCGAGTGGTTAAACATTT AAAACATTTGCCTAAGTTCAAAgatgataaattgtttaaacaagGAGATTACGATTGGCGTATTGATCAATTTTCAACATCAATCATCAAATGGAAAGACAAACGTATGGTAAGtcttttatcaaattttcataACCCAAGAGATACCGAAAATGTGCAAAGGCGAGCTAAAGATGGAACAGTTTCAATAATACCATGTCCAAAAGTTTTGAaagattataatcaaaatatgaacTGCGTGGATAAACtggatcaaaataaaaaatcat ACTCGAAAAATCCGATCATCAGCCAAAATTGTCGACTAGAAGGAGATGTACTCGATGTAGCACAAAACAAAAAGAAGTTAGAACAGAGTGGATTTGTTCAATATGTGAAATTCCCCTTTGTATTACAAAATCTAGAAATTGTTTTTCAGATCATCATAATGcgtaaaaaatggtaa